Genomic window (Tenrec ecaudatus isolate mTenEca1 chromosome 16, mTenEca1.hap1, whole genome shotgun sequence):
ACTCTTTAAGGTGGCCTCAGGCTTCCAGTGTCAGCCCAGTGTCCCTCGCATCACTGCCTCAGACACAGTCTCCTAGCAGGGCGGCTGCGGAATCATCCCCagttccctccctgctccagccCTTGACCCTCCACAGGGTGGGAGTCAGCTGACAAGGTGCCGCCTTAACGGAGCGGCTGTGTGTTTTCCAGGACAGGTGTGTGGCTGTCTCTCTCCAGCAGTGGTACTCTGGAGCCAGGATGGCACTGGCTGGGGAGCTGTTTGACACCCCGGCCTCCAGACTGGATTCCTTCGTGGCTCAGTGGCTGCTGCCCAGCCGGGAGTGGAGGGCGAAGATGAAGAAGGTCGTGCGAACTGTGGAGCGGTTCCTGAAGGAGGAAGACTCCCAGGCCGAGCACCTCCTGGGCCAGAAGGTGCGGGTGCTGAAGGTTATCCAGGTGAGACTCGTCTCTTCCATGCAAAGACAGGGCAACACCGGTCGAAAGGGCTGCATCACTCATGATGCCAGGGCATCCTTGccgactgacccctaacccacaCTGCTGCTCACAGCTAGGGTTCGGCAGGCATTTGCCAGGCAGCTGCCTTGAGTAGAACCAGTCTCCTAAGAAAAGCCACTGAGAGCAGCTCCCATTCCGAGGGACTCTCATGGACCCCCTAAGCACAGGGCATCTCCCCAGTGATCACACTCTGCGATGTTGCTATCATTCCCTCATGTGACAACCGATGTAACGTGCGGTCTTTGGTTGGGTTCTGGCTCGAAGAATCCATCTGTACAATACAACTTGGAGACACTGGGAAGTTCTCACATGGCCTGGGTGTCAGGCGATGGAGGAGAAGCATTGTTGGTGTGGATCACTGTAAGACAGGCGGACGCTGGGGCTTTTGTGGGGTCAGTTCCACATCACCTCAATAAAGGGACTGTCGCAGTAAGGCGAGTTAGGAGAatggttttgtgtgtttgtttcctcGTGCATATGAAGGGAGCGCTGGTGACACACTgactccgcaaggtcagcagttcgagcctaCCAGCAGttcgttccttgggagaaagcaggGTCTTtctacaggggcaggtctaccctgtgctgcagggtcgctatgagtcagcacatcacctcgatggcagtgactttgagctTGGAGTGCATAGAAGAAGTTGTATTTGCACTCTATTGTCGTTTGTTGACAGCGAAAGATTTAAGGGATACCCAAGATTCACTTTAAAATGGTTTAGATGAAGCAAATGAGTCAAGGTGTGTGTAACTGTGGATTCTAACAGGCTGGATAGAGGTGGGTTCATTGTATTTTCTGAATGGCTTCACATTGAGAACATTTTTTAGAGGCTCAGAGTGGTGAAATGATTTGCCTAAGGTCACATAGCTCGTCTTAGAGCTGGGATTTGCATCATCGTCTGTCTGTTTTACTCCACGGCCAGGACTCTGGGCTGTCCCACTGAGAGGTTTCCCTCCAGCTGGCTCATGCCGCCTCCCGTCCTAGCGAGGGTCAAAATCCAAGAGAGTCAGAGCCAGAAAGAGAATCAGACGGTCTTCGCCAGTCCAACAATGAAGCATTGAGcacactgaggcacagagagggcgAGAGATGTCCCCGGGTCATGCAGCAAGTTGGCGGCAGAGACAAGACTAGAGTGGCGGAACTCCTGACTCTGAGCCCGGTGCTATAGTTCTCGCTTCAGGGGCCTCCACTCCAGGGAAGGAATCTGAAACCTcaaccccccacacccaccccttcTTGTCACCCGTCTGCGCTATGGTTCAGAAATAAGACCCGGAAGTTTTGCTACCAGAAAGACCTGGCTCCTTCACCTATCTAGGCTCTGTGACGTTGAACTTAGTTGATCTATCAAGTCCCTGGTCTTGTCATTGGCACTTAAGAGTATCATTATCATGGTGATGATGTCATGACTGCTTTGGGTGCCGTCCAGTCTGTTCCAAACCACAGGACAAGACATCGTatcaccaccaccctcaccaccaccactccctcagtgccatcgagtcaaagtcTACGGtgactcctggagaccctgcaggacagagtagaacagcccacgTGGGTCTCGGAGATCGCAACTCTTCACagaaaggagaaagcctcatcttcctccctcagagtagctggtggtttcgaattgctgaccttgcggtttgaAGCCCGCGTTCCCTCAGAGGAGGCAGTGCAGGTTCAGGGATTAGTGGCTCCTGGTAAATGTTCCGAGAGAGAAGCATTGTGACCGTTCTGGACTAACCTTTCTTCTGGGAATGGAGCGCCAGTCTGAGTCACACAGGCCTTCCTAGACCCTGGCTCACAGCCCTGAGAATGAAGTGGCTTGGACGAGGAAAGGCAGGGGAGAGAAGGGGTGCTACAAAGAGAATGAGCTTTGAGGGCGGCAAGCAGTCATTTCTCAGCCCTCACAACCTGCTCACAGATCATAACCACTTCTCCCCCGAAGACCACTGAGTGGTAGAGGCACCCATGGACCCGAGCTCGCCAAGGTCAGTGGTCAAGGACCACTTCTGGGCTGCAATCCCCAGCACCGGAAGTCTGGTCATTGGGGTGGGTGAATGCTGCTGTCCTTGAATGAGCTGGGGCTTCAGGAGGATTGAACAAAGGACTTGATGGAGGTTTTCCCCCCAACTACTAATCTGATGGTCGGGGACTGGAACCCACCACCAGCTCTGTGGCAGTAAGGGCCTGATGACCGGCGGACGTCCGTAAAAAGATGACTGCCAAGAGTGTCCTCTGGCCCCTCGTGTtgcagctggtagctttgaaccgccaaactgcaggtcagcagcccagtgctgacacctgccactccaccggggctccttggaATGACCCCCAACCAAACATTATAAAGCAGACCAGATGCTGCTCACTTGGTAGATGGGAAACCTGAGGATCCAAAGCCCTGCCTTGGTGTCCTTCAGAAGCAGGAGCTCTGGAGATGGGCTGTCTGGGTCAGACCCAGCTACCCTGGGACCATGAGCAAGGGGTATAGCCTCTTGATACCTTAGTAGTCTCACCTAGAAAGTGGGGGTGTGAGGACGACTCCTTCAGGGCTGTGGCGAGCATCAGATGGGATGCTCCTGTGGGTGTCGGTTCCCATGGAGCCGGTTCCATCTCCTGGCAACCGACCAGCGTGTCTCTGAGTAGGaccgtgctccacagggtttcgacCTTTTGGAAACAGATCCCCATGTCTGTCTCTCTAGGCACCACTAGGGGGCTGCTGCAGGGCggaggggagggcggggaggggggaccaAACAGTCAGTCCTTCAGTTAGTGGTCCAGCCCTTAACCATGTATGCCGCCCGGGCACTCTCAAAGGGGCTGCTGGGTGTGAAGTGGATAAGGCGTGGCGCTGGGTGACAGGTGCTTGTTCCGCAGGCGGACTCCTTTGGAAAGGGCACGGCGCTCAGGAACGCTGCAGAGGTGGAGTTGGTGGTGTTCCTGAGCTGTTTCCATAGCTTCCGTGAGGAGGCCAAGTTCCACCAGGCCGTTCTGAGTCTGATACAGAAAAAGCTGTGGCGTCGCCAGGACCTGCTGGCCCTCGGACTCAAGGACGTCTACGTGGCCCAGGGAGTCCCCGATGCTCTCGTCGTCACTATCCAGCCCAGTGAGATCTCGGAGCTCGTCACCGTCACCATCGTGCCCGCCTACAGGGCCCTGGGTAAGGGGGAAGGGGAAACCTACTCGCCTTGCTCACCCGCCCTCTGGGCACTTGCAATCCCCTCACTCATCGGACCTGTCCCATACATGCCTTCTTGTCTTATGCTGCGGGCGAGGGTCCCCAGTGCACAGGACTGGCCCAAGGCTGGTCATCATTGACCTCTCCCCGGGAAACGGAGATGAGCATGAGTCACTCAGACAAAGGGATGATGGCAAATAGGGGTTACATGTGCGGAGGATGGGAACACGGCATCCTGGGTGCCTAGGAGAAGGAGCTTTAACAGACCACAGTGGGCTTCAGGAATGGTAACTGTGGGTGCAGGAGCCTGTACTTGCTTGAGTTTTCCCAGAAGCAGACCCTGACCCAAGGATCTGAAGGCAAGACATTTATTTGCGAGACAATCCCAAGGACAAACTGGTAGGGAAGTCGGGAAATGAACAAGGGTGAATTGAGTCGCCTTTCAGGGCAGGAATGGGAACTCACTTACACCCcatccctcacccacctccctatTCCCCTGCCCGTGACTCAGCTTTCGGCCAAACAACAGAGAGATCTAGAAGGGGGACAAGAACACTAGGAACACAGGAACCCCTTCGTATAGTTAACCAGACAAGACAAAAATGGCAGCATTTACACAAGAGCAAAGTGGAGAAGggtgaggaatggaa
Coding sequences:
- the OASL gene encoding 2'-5'-oligoadenylate synthase-like protein isoform X3 — translated: MALAGELFDTPASRLDSFVAQWLLPSREWRAKMKKVVRTVERFLKEEDSQAEHLLGQKVRVLKVIQADSFGKGTALRNAAEVELVVFLSCFHSFREEAKFHQAVLSLIQKKLWRRQDLLALGLKDVYVAQGVPDALVVTIQPSEISELVTVTIVPAYRALGPLVPNFRPPPEVYESLIKAHCYPGIFSPSFRELQTDFVKHRPTKLKNLLRLVKHWYLQAHHPGSG